The Sesamum indicum cultivar Zhongzhi No. 13 linkage group LG2, S_indicum_v1.0, whole genome shotgun sequence genome contains a region encoding:
- the LOC105155540 gene encoding SUMO-conjugating enzyme SCE1: protein MSGGIARGRLAEERKAWRKNHPHGFVAKPETSPDGSVNLMVWHCIIPGKANTEWEGGFYPLTMHFSEDYPSKPPKCKFPQNFFHPNVYPSGTVCLSILNEDSGWRPAITVKQILIGIQDLLDQPNPNDPAQTDGYQLYMQERDEYWRRVRQQAKQYPAPV, encoded by the exons ATGTCAGGAGGCATAGCACGAGGACGCCTTGCGGAGGAGCGCAAAGCATGGCGCAAGAATCACCCCCAT GGTTTTGTGGCAAAACCTGAAACAAGTCCAGATGGGTCGGTTAATCTCATGGTGTGGCATTGCATCATCCCTGGTAAAGCGAAT ACCGAGTGGGAGGGTGGCTTCTATCCTCTTACGATGCATTTCAGTGAAGATTACCCTAGCAAGCCTCCCAAGTGCAAGTTCCCCCAGAATTTCTTCCACCCTAATGTATACCCTTCTGGAACGGTTTGTCTGTCTATCCTGAATGAAGACAGT GGTTGGAGACCAGCCATCACCGTGAAGCAGATCCTCATTGGCATTCAAGATCTGCTGGACCAGCCGAACCCAAATGATCCAGCGCAGACAGATGGCTATCAGCTTTACATGCAG GAACGTGATGAGTACTGGAGACGGGTGCGCCAACAGGCCAAGCAATATCCAGCTCCTGTCTAG